A genomic window from Arthrobacter sp. FW305-BF8 includes:
- a CDS encoding MinD/ParA family ATP-binding protein, which produces MPKPADNRLAEASPDEQPELRRRFRRRNDDGSDAWTGTFPAVTPEPTAPPRPVRSSSWAEAAAAADALSDTPPAPTAPPTPARQPAGAPPKVPESLPEPEVPVADATALPTSFVREQKPRPKKGFRGFLYRATGGAWNLGPSALEREEDEVARRISRQLQGSYNTAVLSLKGGIGKTSTTVGVGLTLAEFRGDPPCAIDANPDSGDLVERALGEGIYQKATPRTITDLLRNIDSVDSLTELSRYMHHSGRLHLIAGEQDPEVSDSLTAEEYLRIRKLISSYYSVALTDCGTGVTHNAMSGILQSADNLIIAAGYAVSGAKRARSTLQWLAGHGYQDLARNAIVVITDKDEVSNRVDKDAIEEHLAGMCRELIAVPHDRGVADGDLVTLDHLKPETRRAYKEIAAAIVDGYR; this is translated from the coding sequence ATGCCCAAGCCAGCGGACAACCGATTAGCCGAGGCCAGCCCCGACGAGCAGCCCGAGCTCCGCCGCCGCTTCCGCCGCCGCAATGACGACGGCTCCGACGCCTGGACAGGAACCTTTCCCGCCGTGACACCTGAGCCCACCGCACCACCCCGTCCTGTCCGCAGTTCCTCATGGGCGGAAGCTGCCGCGGCAGCCGACGCCCTCTCCGACACCCCTCCCGCCCCGACGGCTCCGCCGACGCCGGCCCGCCAGCCTGCGGGAGCGCCGCCGAAGGTACCGGAAAGCCTTCCGGAGCCTGAGGTGCCGGTTGCGGACGCCACCGCATTGCCGACGTCGTTTGTCCGCGAGCAGAAGCCGCGCCCGAAGAAGGGCTTCCGGGGCTTCCTGTACCGGGCGACCGGCGGCGCCTGGAACCTGGGCCCTAGCGCTCTGGAACGCGAGGAAGATGAGGTGGCCCGCCGGATCTCGCGCCAGCTGCAGGGCAGCTATAACACCGCAGTGCTCAGTCTGAAGGGCGGGATCGGCAAGACGTCCACCACCGTTGGGGTCGGCCTCACCCTTGCAGAGTTCCGTGGCGACCCGCCATGCGCCATCGACGCGAACCCCGACTCCGGCGACCTCGTGGAGCGCGCGTTGGGGGAAGGCATCTACCAGAAGGCCACCCCGCGGACGATTACAGATCTACTCCGGAACATCGACTCCGTCGACTCGCTCACTGAGCTCTCCCGCTACATGCACCACTCCGGCCGGCTGCACCTCATCGCCGGGGAGCAGGACCCCGAGGTGTCCGATTCACTCACCGCCGAGGAATACCTGCGCATCCGCAAGCTCATCTCCAGCTACTACTCCGTGGCGCTGACCGACTGCGGCACCGGAGTGACGCACAACGCGATGAGTGGGATTCTGCAATCCGCGGACAACCTGATCATCGCCGCCGGTTACGCAGTGAGCGGCGCCAAGCGCGCACGCAGCACACTGCAGTGGCTCGCCGGTCACGGCTACCAGGATCTGGCCCGCAACGCCATCGTGGTGATCACGGACAAAGACGAGGTCTCCAACCGTGTGGACAAGGACGCCATTGAGGAGCACCTGGCCGGGATGTGCCGCGAGCTCATCGCGGTGCCGCACGACAGGGGAGTGGCCGACGGTGACTTGGTGACCCTGGACCATCTGAAGCCGGAGACCCGGCGGGCGTACAAGGAAATCGCTGCTGCGATCGTGGACGGGTATCGGTAG
- a CDS encoding MBL fold metallo-hydrolase, translating into MSRWLDVGADNYVLVTEGSKLNTGLIVGTERAMVIDTGCGPRQGKEILDAVREKTPLPLVVVNTHAHYDHFFGNAVFTEAGVEEFWAHENCAEEIREEGDAQRSEVTETEPEMAAGDGDNVEIVVPNAIVRDQPVLVDLGGQTVTLFYLGRGHTDGDLLVGTTTTLFAGDLVEQGSHPSFEDSYPEEWADALRHLSALRHRYEFLIPGHGDPCSDRFVKTMADTMTTAVRQARQSIRDTPADATKAIPVLPYGPEQSRWFIKRLQETRSQH; encoded by the coding sequence ATGTCACGATGGCTCGACGTCGGCGCGGACAACTATGTGCTGGTGACTGAAGGTTCAAAGCTCAACACCGGTCTGATCGTAGGAACCGAACGGGCCATGGTGATCGACACTGGATGCGGACCGAGGCAAGGCAAGGAAATCCTGGACGCCGTGCGGGAGAAGACCCCGCTGCCGCTTGTGGTGGTGAACACCCACGCACACTACGACCACTTCTTCGGCAACGCGGTCTTCACGGAGGCCGGCGTCGAAGAGTTCTGGGCGCACGAGAACTGCGCCGAGGAAATCCGTGAGGAGGGCGACGCACAGCGCAGTGAGGTCACGGAGACCGAACCTGAAATGGCTGCCGGCGACGGCGATAACGTGGAGATCGTGGTCCCCAACGCAATCGTCCGTGACCAGCCCGTGCTCGTGGACCTCGGGGGGCAGACTGTCACGCTGTTCTATTTGGGCCGCGGGCATACCGACGGTGACCTCTTGGTTGGAACCACCACCACGCTGTTTGCCGGTGATCTCGTGGAGCAGGGCTCCCATCCGTCCTTCGAAGATTCGTACCCGGAGGAGTGGGCCGACGCGCTCCGGCACCTCTCGGCTCTCCGGCACCGCTACGAATTCCTAATCCCGGGGCACGGCGATCCCTGCAGCGACCGGTTCGTCAAGACGATGGCCGACACGATGACCACCGCTGTGCGTCAGGCCCGGCAGTCCATCCGCGACACGCCGGCTGATGCCACCAAAGCCATCCCGGTGCTGCCGTACGGGCCCGAGCAGTCGCGCTGGTTCATTAAGCGTCTGCAGGAGACCCGCTCACAGCACTGA
- a CDS encoding dihydrolipoamide acetyltransferase family protein produces MTERKVFLLPDLGEGLTEAELLNWLVAVGDEIRVDQPIAEVETAKSVVEVPSPYAGTVAELHGEPGETLDVGKPLMSVTPTESQFEPVETETTLVEPLETQETAAEAYRTEERAGSGNVLIGYGTPGGTTTVRRTRPRRTNSVAEPVETAPVGTEPQDDTKLTTPADDALLLRTRVPGKLGAVVSPLVRRMAKEHGVDLGHMQGSGESGLIMRRDVEAAIKSPVVEPFETQPAETKLRALIEPVETVSTNSISGNVDTRTGLRIISRTPVRGVRKAVAANMSRSRSEIPEATVWVDVDATALVDLRAGLKKAHPHHTPGLLAFLARFVTAALKKYPELNTRFVSREDASGAESQEILEFDGVNLGFAAQTDRGLVVPSIRSAEKLSASELDGEIKRLTAVVRNGKATPKELGSGTFTVNNYGVFGVDGSAAIINYPEVAILGIGRIIDKPWVVEDELAVRKVTELTLTFDHRVCDGGTAAGFLRYVADAIEAPTSLLADL; encoded by the coding sequence ATGACCGAACGGAAAGTGTTCCTCCTGCCCGACCTCGGCGAAGGGCTGACAGAAGCCGAGCTCTTGAACTGGCTCGTGGCGGTCGGCGACGAAATCCGCGTGGACCAGCCCATTGCTGAGGTGGAAACCGCGAAGTCAGTCGTGGAGGTACCGTCACCGTACGCCGGCACTGTAGCCGAGTTGCATGGCGAACCGGGCGAGACTTTGGATGTGGGCAAACCGCTTATGTCAGTGACCCCAACGGAATCACAGTTTGAGCCCGTCGAAACCGAAACCACGCTGGTTGAGCCCCTCGAAACCCAAGAGACCGCAGCCGAAGCATACCGAACAGAAGAAAGGGCGGGCTCAGGCAACGTCCTTATCGGTTACGGAACCCCTGGCGGCACAACCACTGTCCGCCGAACCCGCCCCCGGCGCACCAATTCGGTGGCTGAGCCTGTTGAAACCGCGCCCGTCGGAACTGAGCCCCAAGACGATACAAAGCTGACAACACCCGCAGACGATGCCTTACTTCTGCGCACTCGCGTCCCCGGCAAGCTCGGTGCTGTTGTTTCTCCCCTCGTCCGCCGGATGGCCAAGGAGCATGGTGTGGACCTCGGCCACATGCAGGGATCTGGAGAGAGCGGCCTGATCATGCGTCGGGACGTCGAAGCGGCCATAAAGTCCCCGGTGGTTGAGCCTTTCGAGACCCAGCCTGCCGAAACCAAACTGCGTGCGCTGATTGAGCCCGTCGAAACGGTCTCGACAAACTCGATCAGCGGGAACGTCGATACCCGCACTGGACTGCGGATCATCAGCCGGACGCCCGTCCGGGGTGTCCGCAAAGCGGTGGCGGCGAACATGTCCCGCAGTCGCTCAGAGATACCAGAAGCCACCGTATGGGTGGACGTCGACGCCACGGCACTGGTTGACCTGCGGGCCGGACTCAAGAAGGCCCACCCGCACCACACCCCAGGGCTGCTCGCCTTCTTAGCCCGCTTTGTTACAGCAGCATTGAAGAAGTATCCGGAGCTGAACACGCGCTTCGTGAGCAGGGAGGACGCCTCCGGCGCGGAGTCCCAGGAGATCCTGGAGTTTGATGGGGTGAACCTAGGGTTCGCCGCTCAAACTGACCGGGGGTTGGTTGTCCCTTCTATCCGCAGCGCTGAGAAACTGAGTGCCAGCGAACTCGACGGAGAAATTAAGCGGCTGACCGCCGTCGTGCGCAATGGCAAGGCGACCCCCAAGGAACTGGGCAGCGGAACCTTCACGGTTAATAACTACGGCGTGTTTGGCGTGGATGGTTCCGCGGCAATCATTAATTATCCGGAGGTGGCTATCCTCGGTATAGGCAGGATTATCGACAAGCCGTGGGTCGTCGAAGACGAACTTGCCGTGCGCAAAGTCACTGAGCTGACGCTGACCTTTGACCACCGGGTCTGCGATGGCGGTACGGCCGCCGGATTCCTGCGTTATGTCGCGGATGCCATCGAGGCCCCGACCTCGCTTTTGGCCGATTTGTAG
- a CDS encoding alpha-ketoacid dehydrogenase subunit beta has product MSPTVTTSAEANGNVSSATARAAASAAASAQEAGPQPVTMAKALNTAMADAMHADDSVLVFGEDVGILGGVFRITDGLMKTFGEQRCFDTPLAESGIVGMAVGMAINGMRPVIEMQFDAFAYPAFEQIISHVAKMHNRTKGRVKLPMVIRVPYAGGIGGVEHHCDSSESYYAHTAGLKVYTPATVTDAYRMLREAIDSDDPVMFMEPKKLYWSKDLVDLAALRAEYERQADGREATEGRAAVARSGTDATLIAYGPSVPTALAAAAAAAEEGRSLEVIDIRTIVPFDDTTVAASVRKTGRAVVIAEAHGFASVSSEIVARIQERCFHHLAAPIRRVTGFDVPYPAPKLEHYYLPGVDRILDAVDDLQWED; this is encoded by the coding sequence ATGAGCCCCACTGTCACCACTTCCGCCGAAGCCAACGGCAACGTCAGCTCGGCCACCGCCCGCGCTGCTGCCTCCGCTGCGGCAAGCGCCCAGGAGGCCGGACCGCAGCCCGTCACCATGGCCAAGGCGCTGAACACCGCGATGGCGGATGCCATGCATGCGGATGATTCTGTTCTGGTCTTCGGCGAGGATGTCGGCATTCTGGGTGGTGTCTTTCGCATCACCGACGGACTCATGAAAACCTTCGGCGAACAGCGCTGCTTCGATACGCCCTTGGCTGAGTCAGGGATCGTGGGCATGGCCGTGGGCATGGCCATTAACGGCATGCGGCCGGTCATCGAAATGCAGTTCGACGCCTTCGCCTACCCGGCTTTCGAGCAGATCATCAGCCACGTGGCCAAGATGCACAATCGCACCAAGGGCCGGGTCAAGCTGCCCATGGTCATCCGCGTTCCCTACGCCGGCGGCATCGGTGGAGTGGAGCACCATTGTGACTCCTCTGAGTCCTATTACGCACATACCGCCGGACTGAAGGTCTACACACCGGCCACGGTTACCGACGCCTACCGCATGCTCCGGGAAGCGATCGACTCTGACGACCCGGTGATGTTCATGGAGCCGAAAAAACTCTACTGGTCCAAAGATCTGGTGGACCTGGCTGCGCTCCGGGCGGAGTACGAGCGGCAGGCCGACGGCCGCGAGGCCACCGAGGGCCGCGCCGCTGTCGCCCGCTCCGGCACCGATGCGACGCTCATCGCATATGGTCCCTCTGTCCCGACGGCACTTGCCGCGGCCGCCGCAGCCGCAGAAGAAGGGCGATCACTCGAGGTCATCGACATTCGCACCATCGTGCCGTTCGACGACACGACGGTGGCCGCTTCCGTCCGGAAGACCGGCCGGGCGGTGGTGATCGCGGAGGCTCACGGCTTTGCTTCTGTGTCCTCCGAGATCGTGGCCCGGATTCAGGAGCGGTGCTTCCACCACCTCGCTGCACCGATCCGCCGCGTCACCGGCTTCGATGTGCCGTACCCGGCGCCGAAGCTCGAGCACTACTATTTGCCCGGCGTGGACCGCATCCTCGACGCCGTTGACGACCTCCAGTGGGAAGACTGA
- the pdhA gene encoding pyruvate dehydrogenase (acetyl-transferring) E1 component subunit alpha produces MTISADHTAPGTTEQSQPAPMQHEDTHLPGATAEAVRKFGITTEDYMLPARHQIQMVDQDGSLRHHSEQGAQPGHEYPLPGDDELLAAYEQLVVGRRVNDQNSALVRQGRMAVYPSSHGQEACQVAAALCLADGDWMFPTYRDAVAVMARGVDPIEAMTIFRGDWHGGYDPLKHKVGIQCTPLTTQLLHAVGVAHAAKLRGEDTVVLAMCGDGATSEGDFHEALNFAAVFHLPVIFFVQNNQYAISVPLAHQSVAPSLAHKAVGYGMAGERVDGNDVVALLAVLDRAVKLAREGSGPLLVEAHTYRMQAHTNADDATRYRQDSEVAQWVARDPLTRMRTYLTERGLLDDGGDARIAEKAEAVATQLRTGLGEDVPVDPQDLFKYVFATRTPQLDQQSALLADELARDTVGAISEEEAYK; encoded by the coding sequence ATGACGATCTCCGCAGACCACACTGCACCCGGCACGACAGAGCAGAGCCAGCCTGCTCCGATGCAACACGAGGATACCCACTTGCCCGGTGCCACCGCGGAAGCTGTGCGCAAGTTCGGCATCACTACTGAGGACTACATGCTGCCAGCGCGCCACCAGATTCAGATGGTGGATCAGGACGGTAGCCTGAGGCACCACTCCGAACAGGGTGCCCAACCCGGCCACGAGTACCCGTTGCCTGGCGACGACGAACTCCTCGCCGCGTATGAGCAGCTCGTCGTTGGCCGGCGGGTCAACGACCAGAATTCCGCCCTGGTCCGTCAAGGCCGCATGGCAGTCTATCCCTCCAGCCACGGCCAGGAGGCCTGCCAGGTCGCTGCCGCCCTCTGTCTCGCCGATGGCGACTGGATGTTCCCCACCTACCGCGACGCTGTCGCCGTCATGGCCCGCGGCGTGGACCCGATCGAGGCCATGACCATCTTCCGCGGGGACTGGCACGGGGGCTACGACCCCCTCAAGCACAAAGTCGGCATCCAGTGCACACCGCTCACTACGCAGTTGCTTCACGCCGTCGGCGTCGCGCACGCTGCCAAGCTGCGCGGCGAGGACACGGTGGTCCTGGCCATGTGCGGTGATGGCGCGACCAGCGAGGGTGACTTCCACGAGGCCCTCAACTTCGCCGCCGTATTCCACCTGCCCGTCATCTTCTTTGTGCAAAACAACCAGTACGCCATCTCCGTGCCCCTGGCCCACCAGTCGGTCGCCCCGTCGCTTGCGCATAAGGCCGTGGGCTACGGCATGGCCGGCGAACGCGTGGACGGAAATGACGTCGTCGCGCTCCTCGCGGTGCTGGACCGTGCCGTCAAGCTCGCCCGCGAAGGTTCCGGCCCGCTGCTGGTGGAGGCGCACACCTACCGCATGCAGGCCCACACCAACGCCGACGACGCCACCCGCTACCGTCAGGACAGCGAAGTGGCCCAGTGGGTCGCGCGAGATCCGCTCACTCGGATGAGGACTTACCTCACGGAGAGAGGCTTGCTGGACGACGGCGGCGACGCGCGGATCGCGGAGAAGGCAGAAGCGGTAGCCACCCAGCTCCGCACCGGACTCGGTGAGGACGTGCCGGTCGATCCCCAGGACCTGTTCAAATACGTCTTCGCAACGCGGACACCGCAGCTCGACCAGCAGTCGGCTCTGCTCGCCGACGAGCTCGCCCGTGATACGGTCGGCGCAATTTCCGAAGAGGAGGCCTACAAATGA
- a CDS encoding Lrp/AsnC family transcriptional regulator, which translates to MALDDEDQATVPLDDVDRKIIAELTRDGRMSVTQVAENVHISRAHAYTRIARLTGQGVLTRFTVLVDPIKAGLKSSAYVTLKVQQHSWRELREQLRTIPEVHHIALVGGDFDVILLVRAVDNVHLRRVIFDQLQSVAGVLDTQTFLVFEDLDSRSG; encoded by the coding sequence ATGGCTCTAGATGACGAGGATCAGGCTACAGTCCCTCTGGACGATGTCGACCGCAAGATCATTGCCGAGCTAACACGGGACGGCCGGATGTCCGTCACGCAAGTTGCCGAGAACGTCCACATTTCCCGAGCCCACGCCTACACGCGTATTGCGCGGCTGACAGGTCAGGGTGTGCTAACGAGGTTCACAGTACTAGTCGACCCCATCAAGGCTGGCCTCAAGTCCTCGGCCTACGTGACGCTCAAGGTTCAACAGCACTCGTGGCGGGAACTGCGGGAGCAGTTGCGCACCATTCCCGAGGTGCACCACATCGCCCTCGTAGGAGGGGACTTTGATGTCATCTTGCTGGTACGGGCCGTGGACAACGTCCACCTCCGCCGGGTGATTTTTGATCAGTTGCAATCCGTGGCAGGTGTGCTGGATACGCAGACGTTCCTGGTGTTTGAGGATCTGGATTCGCGATCCGGATGA
- a CDS encoding polysaccharide biosynthesis tyrosine autokinase has product MGIVAFTLAGLVVAAAVSLLSKPTYTAETQLFVAIQNSGSVQELQQGNTFSQARVQSYVKAATTPVVLQPAIDALGLGVQPADLAQRVKASADLNTVLISITASDTSPVQAASIAQAAADSLIKAVEKLETPANGGTSPVRLSVIAPAVAPQVPSAPNTKLDLLLGAVLGLAMGIGAAYIRKATDNKIRGEADLRKVTETPILAGIAFDADAVKSPLLTQAGGQSPRAESFRQLRTNLQFATVSSSSNTILVTSSNPGEGKSTTAINLALAYAQSGRSVCLVDADLRRPMIGDYLGLERTAGLSTALIRTADVSDLLQPWGEDDLVVLTSGRIPPNPSELLGSDEMKHILLRLENSFDVVIIDTPPLLPVTDAAVLAQAVDSVLLVVGAKRTKLNELERSLASLDMVGSKTLGVVLNRTPAKGPDAYGGSAYSYESRTEPRPDSGYFDSLNNGAASRPEGAPHMTTPGPEMETSRSARRAALLSRGDRSDL; this is encoded by the coding sequence ATGGGTATAGTCGCGTTTACTTTGGCCGGGCTGGTTGTTGCGGCGGCGGTGTCGCTGCTCAGTAAACCAACATATACGGCGGAGACACAGCTCTTTGTTGCCATCCAGAATTCCGGCAGCGTCCAAGAGCTGCAGCAGGGCAATACTTTTAGCCAGGCGCGAGTCCAGTCCTACGTCAAGGCTGCCACGACGCCGGTCGTCCTCCAACCCGCAATTGACGCTTTGGGGCTTGGAGTGCAGCCCGCTGATCTTGCACAACGAGTGAAGGCGAGCGCTGACCTGAACACAGTGCTGATCAGTATTACGGCATCTGACACGTCGCCGGTGCAAGCGGCGTCCATTGCTCAGGCTGCCGCTGACAGCCTGATCAAGGCTGTCGAGAAGTTGGAAACTCCTGCGAACGGTGGGACGTCGCCAGTACGGTTGTCAGTAATTGCTCCTGCCGTCGCCCCCCAAGTTCCTTCGGCGCCAAACACGAAACTGGACCTGTTGCTTGGTGCCGTCCTTGGGCTGGCCATGGGAATCGGCGCGGCCTACATTAGGAAGGCGACGGACAACAAAATTCGCGGCGAGGCCGATCTTCGTAAAGTCACTGAGACGCCGATACTTGCGGGAATAGCCTTCGATGCGGATGCAGTGAAGTCTCCACTGCTTACGCAGGCGGGAGGCCAGAGTCCGCGGGCAGAGTCATTTAGGCAACTGCGAACAAACCTCCAATTCGCCACAGTTTCGTCGTCGTCAAACACGATATTGGTCACCTCCTCCAACCCCGGTGAAGGCAAGAGCACGACTGCAATAAATCTGGCGCTGGCATACGCCCAGTCCGGTCGTTCTGTATGCCTAGTGGATGCAGATCTTCGCCGCCCCATGATCGGCGATTACCTCGGATTGGAGCGGACAGCGGGTCTGAGCACCGCCCTTATCCGTACCGCTGATGTCTCGGACCTGTTGCAGCCTTGGGGCGAGGATGACCTCGTCGTACTCACGTCAGGTCGTATACCCCCTAACCCGAGTGAGCTGCTGGGGTCCGACGAAATGAAACACATACTGCTTCGTTTGGAGAATTCTTTCGATGTAGTGATCATTGACACGCCTCCGTTGCTGCCCGTGACTGACGCCGCTGTTCTTGCGCAAGCCGTGGACTCTGTTCTCTTGGTGGTTGGAGCCAAGCGCACAAAGCTGAACGAGCTTGAAAGGTCGCTGGCTTCGTTGGACATGGTAGGTTCCAAGACACTCGGAGTGGTCCTCAACAGAACACCAGCCAAGGGACCGGATGCATATGGTGGTTCGGCGTACTCATATGAAAGTCGGACTGAGCCGAGACCAGACTCTGGCTATTTTGACAGCTTGAACAACGGGGCGGCGTCGCGACCAGAAGGCGCGCCCCACATGACCACCCCTGGCCCCGAAATGGAGACCAGTCGCTCGGCGCGGCGGGCAGCGTTGCTTTCGCGGGGAGACAGAAGCGATCTGTGA
- a CDS encoding glycosyltransferase family 2 protein → MSHEQQQAKVSAVILTLNEEITIASAINSLQWCDEIFVVDSGSRDDTRNVAEQLGATVVQHRQQGIFLISEQRNWSIQNLPIRNDWILFLDADEESTPEFQTAVKSFLSTHENSPAFYTAPAFMYYNSWLKNLSGFPNWHPRIVRRSSDVRFTGGVWEDFDSPDLAAKIPVPYIHRTNAKGLEDWIGKHIRYARWEASRITAGRDASGTKERRAIGRRIRYALGPLRKYASILHLALFRRGILDGPEAMSYLRRMFMYELLIDEFIVEEKKKRSGGQL, encoded by the coding sequence ATGAGCCACGAGCAGCAACAAGCCAAGGTCAGCGCTGTAATCTTGACCCTTAATGAAGAAATCACCATTGCCTCGGCCATAAACAGCCTTCAGTGGTGTGATGAAATTTTCGTCGTTGATAGCGGCAGCCGCGACGATACCAGAAATGTCGCCGAGCAGTTAGGGGCGACCGTTGTTCAGCACAGACAGCAAGGGATCTTCCTGATTAGTGAGCAGCGAAACTGGTCGATACAGAATCTTCCCATTCGTAACGACTGGATACTTTTCCTGGATGCCGACGAGGAGTCGACGCCTGAGTTTCAGACGGCCGTGAAGTCCTTTTTATCTACCCACGAAAATAGCCCAGCTTTTTATACGGCACCGGCTTTCATGTACTATAATAGCTGGCTTAAAAATTTAAGTGGCTTCCCTAACTGGCACCCCAGAATAGTCCGACGAAGCTCGGACGTGCGATTCACTGGTGGCGTCTGGGAAGACTTTGATTCCCCCGACTTAGCCGCGAAGATCCCCGTGCCTTACATTCACAGAACCAATGCAAAGGGACTTGAAGATTGGATCGGCAAGCACATACGGTATGCGCGCTGGGAAGCATCACGGATAACTGCAGGCCGTGACGCCAGCGGCACTAAGGAAAGACGAGCAATTGGCCGGCGCATCCGTTACGCCCTAGGACCCCTGCGTAAGTACGCATCCATTTTGCATCTGGCCCTATTCCGGCGCGGCATCCTGGATGGCCCCGAGGCCATGTCTTACCTTCGCAGAATGTTTATGTACGAGCTCCTAATCGATGAATTTATAGTTGAAGAAAAGAAAAAGCGCTCCGGGGGGCAGCTGTGA
- a CDS encoding glycosyltransferase family 4 protein has translation MTNRDSKPAGTDYTLVLGRVHDKIGGPTRTIWGYVQGLSRLGKTSTVAGLGSHNDLEANFAESQATALLAFNGPTAARALQLIRLYCRSKGSTLVIVGVWHLSFFILGLCNLAHCIVPGVSRPQVLLVPTMSLTTYDWAKHRLLKQALRPVVAMILRGLHGVVFASTGELELSQPAVWRKAAVVLHPSISISDNEPASIESRDIDVLFVGRLDHQKDLPLLIRSFALLEEVRDLHIIGSGDAAYVSELVKLASDLNIGDRIQWHGWKSHEETLAFLRRSKVVAVTSIIENFCHVAVEALVSQSNLVLVDRVMSAKDFAKYADIDVTEPNEHELATSLGSRLASWADGEAERIASAAAIRRACSPEFAASELDKFLALGKESS, from the coding sequence ATGACTAACAGAGACTCAAAGCCGGCTGGGACAGATTACACGCTGGTCTTGGGAAGAGTGCACGATAAGATTGGCGGCCCAACTCGAACAATCTGGGGTTACGTCCAGGGACTTTCTCGCCTCGGAAAGACAAGTACAGTAGCTGGGCTAGGAAGCCATAACGATCTAGAAGCAAATTTCGCGGAATCGCAGGCTACCGCCCTGTTGGCATTCAACGGTCCGACTGCCGCGAGGGCGCTTCAACTGATTCGTCTTTACTGCCGTTCAAAAGGTTCGACGCTCGTTATCGTCGGCGTTTGGCACCTATCATTTTTCATTCTTGGGCTTTGTAATCTGGCCCACTGCATCGTACCGGGTGTCTCCCGCCCGCAAGTTCTGCTCGTTCCGACCATGTCGCTAACAACTTACGACTGGGCGAAACATCGATTGTTGAAGCAAGCATTACGACCGGTGGTTGCAATGATCCTCCGGGGATTGCACGGAGTTGTCTTCGCGTCTACGGGTGAATTGGAGTTGAGCCAACCAGCAGTCTGGCGAAAGGCTGCGGTGGTTCTTCATCCCTCGATCTCGATAAGTGACAATGAGCCTGCCTCAATTGAAAGTCGAGATATCGATGTATTATTCGTTGGCCGACTTGATCACCAAAAAGATCTCCCTCTTCTTATAAGAAGCTTCGCACTCCTCGAGGAGGTACGCGATTTGCATATTATCGGGTCCGGCGATGCCGCATATGTATCAGAGTTAGTCAAGCTTGCAAGTGATCTCAATATTGGTGACAGAATCCAATGGCACGGATGGAAATCGCACGAGGAAACGCTAGCGTTCCTTCGCCGCTCAAAAGTAGTTGCCGTTACGTCGATTATTGAGAATTTTTGTCATGTAGCCGTCGAGGCGCTCGTCAGCCAGAGCAACCTGGTGCTGGTCGACAGAGTTATGTCTGCGAAGGACTTTGCCAAGTACGCCGACATCGATGTGACTGAGCCGAACGAACATGAATTGGCTACCAGCTTGGGCTCGCGGCTCGCCTCCTGGGCCGATGGAGAAGCTGAGAGGATCGCGTCCGCCGCCGCCATCCGCCGAGCATGTAGTCCTGAATTCGCAGCGTCTGAGCTAGACAAGTTTTTGGCCTTGGGGAAAGAATCATCCTGA